In Streptomyces durocortorensis, a genomic segment contains:
- a CDS encoding DUF397 domain-containing protein has product MTTESPRWFKSSYSNNGGNCVEVAANLVASRGIVPVRDSKSVDGPVVDVPVAAFSAFVGGVRTGKFDAV; this is encoded by the coding sequence GTGACGACCGAATCCCCCCGATGGTTCAAGTCCTCGTACAGCAACAACGGCGGCAACTGCGTCGAGGTCGCCGCCAACCTCGTCGCCTCGCGCGGCATCGTGCCGGTCCGTGACTCCAAGAGCGTGGACGGCCCGGTGGTCGACGTTCCGGTCGCCGCGTTCTCCGCGTTCGTCGGGGGCGTGCGGACCGGGAAGTTCGACGCCGTCTGA
- a CDS encoding helix-turn-helix domain-containing protein, whose amino-acid sequence MVNRKELNPEASPQAAFGARLRRMREERGWIQDQLATLVGCSGRHVSAIETGRKPATLPFARKTDRVFDLIGSPESFEREWQEMKHGSLLEGFPEYVGYEGRAVELRLYEVGIIPGLLQTPEYARVLADSAVRRGAITPEQADERVSFLAERQAALVRPRPPMLFVTMDESCIRRPVGGSAVMNAQLDRLIEFSELPNTLLQVAPYEIGEQRTFDLPVNILTLPDRSVICYAESQTQGHLDRESSFVLPMLTAYHQLQGASLSQTASVAKISQLRKGTQ is encoded by the coding sequence TTGGTAAACCGTAAGGAGCTGAATCCGGAGGCGAGCCCGCAGGCAGCCTTCGGCGCGCGTTTACGCAGGATGCGTGAGGAACGTGGGTGGATTCAGGATCAGCTGGCGACGCTGGTCGGCTGCTCGGGCAGGCATGTCTCGGCGATCGAAACTGGCCGCAAACCGGCAACTCTGCCATTCGCGAGGAAAACTGACCGGGTATTTGATCTCATCGGATCGCCCGAATCGTTCGAGCGCGAGTGGCAGGAGATGAAACACGGGAGCTTGCTGGAGGGCTTCCCGGAGTACGTGGGGTACGAGGGGCGTGCGGTTGAGCTCCGGCTCTACGAAGTTGGGATCATTCCGGGGCTGTTGCAGACCCCGGAGTACGCACGGGTACTTGCCGACAGCGCCGTACGGCGAGGGGCGATCACGCCGGAGCAGGCCGACGAACGCGTGTCCTTCCTCGCGGAGCGGCAGGCGGCGTTGGTGAGGCCCAGACCGCCCATGCTGTTCGTGACCATGGACGAGAGCTGCATCCGTCGCCCTGTGGGTGGTTCAGCCGTCATGAACGCTCAGCTGGACCGTCTGATCGAGTTCTCCGAACTGCCCAACACGCTGCTCCAGGTGGCTCCGTACGAGATCGGCGAGCAGCGGACCTTCGATCTGCCGGTGAACATCCTGACGCTGCCGGACCGGTCCGTGATCTGCTACGCGGAATCGCAGACCCAGGGCCATCTGGACCGGGAAAGCTCGTTCGTGCTGCCCATGTTGACGGCCTACCATCAGCTTCAGGGCGCGTCGCTGTCGCAGACGGCGTCTGTGGCCAAGATCAGCCAGTTGCGAAAGGGCACCCAGTGA